Part of the Chlamydiota bacterium genome, CATTCCCCATGAAGTGACAGGTAAATTTGATGGAGGAAGGGTTTTTCTAAAGCCAGCCACTCAAGGGACAGGAGTGATTGCGGGAGGCGGTGTTCGCCCTGTTTTAGAAGCGGCAGGAGTCAAGGATGTTCTTGCAAAATCGCTTGGGTCTTCTAATGCAATTAATGTGGTTAGAGCAACCATGAAGTGCTTGGAATCACTTCGTGATTTAGCCATGATTAGAGCGATTCGAAGGAGTGAAGTATGAAGTTAGCAGAAATTTTAAGTGTCAATGACTCACGTAAAAAGATGAAAAGAGTTGGACGGGGTCCAGGCTCGGGTCATGGAAAAACAAGTTGCAGAGGGCAAAAAGGACAAAAGGCCCGCTCAGGTCATGGTGCGAGGATTCGCCCTGGTTTTGAAGGAGGTCAAATGCCTCTTTATCGACGACTTCCCAAGCGGGGTTTTGTGAGTGCTGATAAAACCGAGTGGTCTATTGTGAATGTGGGTCAGCTGAATATATTTGGGGAGGGGACTGTTGTGACCCCTCAGCTTTTAGAGTCAAAAGGTTTGGTTAAGAATGTGAGGGATGGAGTGAAGGTGTTAGGCGAGGGAGAATTAAAAATTCCATTATCTCTTCAAGTGCATGCCGTAAGTCAAAGTGCTCGAGAAAAGATTGAAAAAGTTAAGGGCAAAGTCGAACTCCTTTCAAATAAGTAAGTGAGCGGTAAATAGTTTTGATGATTGAATCAACGGGGATGTAGATGAACCAACCTTCTTTGCAACACATCAGAGGAATTTTTTGGGGAATCGTAAGTGGAATGCTTTTTTTGACATTGCTTACAGGAAACCCAGAAGCAAAAATAGAAGCAAAGTCAGAAGTCAAAGCAATAGCAAAAGCAGAACCAGAGCTAGAACTAAAAAGTTTAGGTTTGAAATCTTCCATCCAAATCACAACACTTGCTG contains:
- the rpsE gene encoding 30S ribosomal protein S5, which encodes MEKVVYINRCAKVVKGGRRFSFSALVVVGNGNGRVGFGLGKANEVSDAIRKGTDYAKRSMKTVCLRGTTIPHEVTGKFDGGRVFLKPATQGTGVIAGGGVRPVLEAAGVKDVLAKSLGSSNAINVVRATMKCLESLRDLAMIRAIRRSEV
- the rplO gene encoding 50S ribosomal protein L15; protein product: MKLAEILSVNDSRKKMKRVGRGPGSGHGKTSCRGQKGQKARSGHGARIRPGFEGGQMPLYRRLPKRGFVSADKTEWSIVNVGQLNIFGEGTVVTPQLLESKGLVKNVRDGVKVLGEGELKIPLSLQVHAVSQSAREKIEKVKGKVELLSNK